CACCTTGAAGTGCATGGGGAGTACCGACGGATGGAATCCAGGTGGAAGCTGACCACTGCGGTTGTGCTGGCGGCGACGGCTGCGACTTTCGCAAACGATGCTGCGGCACAGGACGCAAAGCAGGAGCGGGCATCTGCCGATAGCCCGGTGGTGTTCGGCGACATCGTCGTGACAGCGACCAAGCGTTCGGAGAACGTCGGCCGCGTGCCGATCGCGATTTCGGCCTTTTCGGGCGATCAGCTCAAGGCTCTCGGCATCACCGAGACGACGCAGATCACCCAGCATGTGCCGGGTCTGCAGCTCAACGCCTGGTCACCCAACGTGACCATCTTCAACCTGCGCGGCGTTTCGCAGAATAACTTCACCGACTATCTGGAAAGCCCCGTCGCGGTCTATATCGACGACGCCTACATGGGTTCGATCAATGGCGTGTCGGGCCAGTTGTTCGATGTCCAGCGCGTGGAAGTCCTGCGTGGACCGCAAGGAACGCTGTTCGGGCGGAACGCGACCGGCGGGTTGATCCACTACCTCTCCACCGACGCCTCGAACGCAACGTTCAATGGCTATGCCACCGCCGGCTACGAGCGGTTCAACCGGCGCATGCTGGAAGGCGCGGCGGGCGGTTCCATCGCCGAGGGGCTGCGCTTCCGCGTCGCCGGACGGATCGCCAGGGCCGATGGCTATGTGAAGCCCCAGGCCGCATTGCCCGGAGTGTTCGAAAGCAACGGACAGGCGCTGGGCGGAGAGAACGGCTGGGCATTGCGCGGCACGATCCAGGCCGACCTTGGCGAGCGCGGCACGCTCGACCTGTGGTACAAGCATTCCGAGGACAACGGGGTCGCCACCGGTGGCTACGTGTTCGACAACTGCGACCTCACGGCGAGCGGCTATTGCGCCACGGACGCGGCGGGGCTTTCCAACGGCACCGGGGGCGTGATCAATGCGATCACCGGTGAAAAGGCCAGTCCCTACGCCAACTTCTCCAACCTTCGCGGTTCGCTGGATCGGGACATCGACGTCGCGCAGGCGAAGCTGCTCTACGATCTGGGCGGCGCAAAGCTGACCGCGATCACCAACTACACCTGGCTCGACAAGGTCTATGCCGAGGATGGCGACGCCACTCCGCTCGACCTGATCGGTTTTGGCACGACCGCAAAGTACCGCCAGTTCAGCCAGGAGCTGCGGCTGTCCGGCGACGCTCCGCGCTTTCGCTGGCAGGTGGGCGCCTACTACCTGGACATGAAGATCCGCGGATCGAGCCTGACCAGCGGCGTCCCCGCGCTGAGCGCGGCGGTGGCGACCGGGCTGGACGGGACCAACCCGGCCATCGACGACGACTACAACCTGCGTTCGAAGAACTGGTCGCTGTTCGGGCAGGTCGAATACGACCTCGCCGACAAGGTCACGCTGGTTGCCGGCGGTCGTTATTCGAAGGACACCAAGCGTGTCGATTATCGCTCGGCCGTGACGTCCGGAGGGGCGACGGTCGAACTGGGCTCTGACGAGAGTTTTGCCGCGCTGCGCCCAGGCGTGGACCGGATTTCCGATGGTGACTGGGCAGCACGTGTCAGCCTGAACTTCAAGCCGAACGCGGACACCCTCCTGTTCGCTTCGTGGAACCGGGGGATCAAGGGCGGCAACTTCACGTTGAGCCCGGTCGTCGACGTCGCCAACTTCCAGCACGGCGGCGAAACGCTCAATTCGTTCGAGCTGGGTGCGAAGTGGGCCAATGCGGACAAGACCGTGCGCCTGGCCGCGACCGCCTATCACTACATCTACGATAACTATCAGGCCTTCGCCATCATCAACTTCGTGCCGCAGGTTCGCAACAGCGACGCCCGCGCGACCGGTGTCGAGATCGAGGCATTCCTGCGCCCCGCGCCACACTTCAACGTCAACCTTGGCGCGACGTGGGAAACCAGCAAGGTCGACTTCGTCTCGACCGCCGGGACGGCCGTGCTTGGCGTGCTGGTCCCCGGCGCACCCGCGCCGCAATACTGCACCGACCAGGGCGACGGGACTTATGGCTGCGCCTATCCCAGCGCCGGCGTGACCGACGCCGAACTCCCCAACTCGCCGCGCTTCAGCGTCAACTACGTGCTGCGCTACGATGTGGACACCAGCTTCGGCAACGTTGCCGCGCAGTTTGACGGTGCGTGGTACGACGACCAGTTCCTCGAAGTGACCAATGGCGCCTCATCGCGGCAGAGCGCCTACAACGTGTCGAACGCCTCGCTGACGTGGACATCGCCGGACGACCGCTTCTCGGTCGAGGTCTATGGCCGCAACGTGTTCGACACGGTCTATCGGCAGTACACGCTGAACCTCGGCCCGCTCGGGACCACCAGCATGTACGCCAAGCCCGCGACCTATGGCGTCAGCGCAACGGTGAAGTGGTGAGCGTGCGTGCGTTCATGCTGACTGCCGGGCTTTCGGCAGTGGCGCTTGCCTCTGGCGCGCTAGCCACCCCGACGGCCGACGTCGCGCGCGGCAAGGCCCTGTTCGCACGTTGTGCCGGTTGCCATGCCGTGGTGCCCGGCGCGCGATCGATCGGGCCCAACCTGGCGGGGGTAGAGGGGAGGAAGGCGGCATCTGCCGGTTCCTATGCCTATTCGCCCGCCCTCGCCCGGCTGAAAATCACCTGGGATCGCGGCAATCTCGACAAATTCCTTGCGGGCCCGCAAAAGATGGCACCGGGATCGAAGATGGCGTTCGCCGGGCTGGCGGATCCGGGGCAGCGGGCAGATGTCATCGCCTATCTCGCAACGCTGCAGGACTGAAGCGGCATGGGTCGACCGGGAGCAAGACATCCAATGCACTGCCATGGATTCCTTCGGAGACAAATCGCACTCGCGGCCATTGGCTCGCTGGCGGTTTTCGGCACCGCGGATGCTCGCACCGCGCGCAAGCCCAAGGTCCCCGTCGTGGCCACTCTCGCCACCGAGGATGTCGCGCAGGTCGAGCTGAGGGATCGAATGCCGGCGCATTGGGTCGTGGTGAACGACGTGGTCTTTACCCACATCCTCGACGGCCGCGCTTATGTCGTCGATGCCGACAAGGGCGAATACCTTGGCATGGTGCCGGGCGGCCATTCGCACATTGGCGTGCAGTTTACCCCCGATGGGTCGACGATGCTGATGCCCGGCACGTTCTTTTCACGCGGAAGCCGGGGCGACCGCACCGATGTGATTACCTGGTTCGCGTTGAAAGACCTGATGCCCGGCGCCGAAGTGGTGATCCCGCCCAAGCGCATGCAGTCCCTTCCCCTGCTGTCCGCGATCCCGCTGACCGACGACGGGCGCTTCATGCTGATCTACAACTTCACGCCCGAGCAGACCATGACCGTGGTCGACGTCGCGGCCAAGAGCGTGGTCGGCGAGTTCGAGACCCCGGGCTGCGCACTCGCCCACATGACCGGCCCGCGCAGTTTCATGATGCAGTGCGCCGATGGCAGCCTGCAATCGGGCGCACTTGACGAAGGCGGGAAGATCACGCTGGGCGCCACCACGCCCCCCCTGTTCGAACGCGAAGACCCCGCGACCGACAAGCCGGTGCGCGTCGCTCCGTCGCGCTGGCTGTTCATCACCTTTTCGGGTGCGGTCCTCGAGGTCGATAACGGCAGCGGCACTCCGGTCGCGGGGACGCGCTGGAAGCTGACCGCTGCGGGCGAGGAAGCCTGGCGGCCGGGCGGCTTGCAGCCCTATGCCTTCCACGCCCCCTCGAACCGCCTCTATGTGCTGATGCATGAGGGAGGTCCCGGCACGCACAAGCACCCGGGCACGGAGATCTGGGTTTTCGATGCTTCCACCCGGCAGCGCGTTGCCCGCCTGCCGATCGAAACGCCATCCACCGCCATCGCCATCAGCAACGATGCCGATCCACTGCTCTACACCACCCTGTTCGGGTCGGGCACACTCGTGGTGCGCAAGCCTGCCGACGCATCGGTGGTCCGCAAGGTTGAAGGCCTGGGAGCCGATCTGACGCTGATCCAGGTCCCACCGGTCACGGCCGCACCGGGAGCCGGTCAGTGATCGACCCTGTCATCCTCTGGCTCGGCGGTCTCGGCCTCGGCGCCCTGTTCGTCGCGGGGGCAGCCCACAAGCTTCGCGATCTTCGCCACTTCGCAGGTTCGATCGCAGGTTACCGTCTCATCCCGGCAGCGCTGACCCCGGCGGCTGCGGTGCTGCTTGCCCTCGGGGAACTGGGCGCGGGGCTTGCCGCCCTTGCCATACCCTTCGCGCAAGATCCGGGACGGGCTGGCATGATTGCCTGCGCTGCGATCCTGCTGGTCTATGCGGCTGCCATTGGCATCAACATCGCGCGCGGCAACACCGCCATCGATTGCGGCTGCTTCGGCTTCGGCGCACGCGGCCCCGGCCTGCGGAGCGGGATGATGGTGCGAAATCTTGCACTCGCCGCCCTCGCGCTTCCCGCACTTCTCGTGCCCGGCGCACGCGGCCTAGTCTGGCTTGACTGGTTCACACTAGTCGGCGGGCTGACGGTCCTTGGCCTGCTTTACGCAGGCGGCGAACTCTCGCTCAATCTTCCAACCAAGGAGTCTGCGGCATGACGAACGCCGTGATTGCCGCGCTCATCGCGCTGTGGGTGCTGGTCATCGGACTGTGCCTCGTCGTCTTTGCCTTGTTGCGGCAAGTGGGCATGCTGCATGAGCGACTGGGCCCGGTGGGCGCACTGGTCATGCCGGGCGGCCCAGCGGTAGGCGATGCCGCACCCGCATTCGACCTTGCGGCCGTGGATGGCCGGGCTGTGCGGATCGGCGGTGCCAGCCCCGCCCCGCTCACGCTGCTGTTCTTTCTTTCGCCGACCTGCCCGGTGTGCAAGTCGCTATTGCCGGTGATCCGTTCCATCGAGCGCGAGCGGCGCGGCGCCTTGCAGGTGGTCCTTGCCAGCGACGGCGATCTTCCCGCGCAATTGGCCATGGTGAAGCGCGAGAAGCTGGAGGCCTTTCCGCTGGTCCTCTCAACCCCGCTGGGCCTTTCCTACCAGGTGTCCAAGCTGCCTCACGCGGTGTTGATCGACGCCGCCGGGATCATCGTTGCCAAGGGCCTGATCAACAATCGCGAACATCTGGAAAGCCTGTTCGAAGCCCACCGCATGGGCGTCGGTTCGTTGCAGGAACTGGCCGCGCGCGATCTTGCGGAAGCTGCGGAATGATGGCCCGCAACAAAACGACCAACAGGGAAACCGGCAATGCGCAGATTTGATCGTGCGGCAGAATACCTGGCGCGTTCCGCCGCACGTGGCACGTCGCGCCGTGGCTTTATCGGACGGCTCGGCGCTTTCGTAACCGCTACCAGCGCCGCCACGTTGCTCCCGGTTTCGCGTGTCCGCGCCGAAAAGGCGCCGGTGCCGGTCCAGGTGCAGGAACAAGGCGATCCAACTTCGTGCGACTACTGGCGCTATTGTGCGGTGGACGGTTTCCTTTGCGCCTGCTGCGGCGGTTCGGCATCGTCCTGCCCGCCGGGGACGGAGCCTTCGCCCATCACATGGCTAGGTACCTGCCGGAACCCGGCCGATGGCCGCAACTACGTGATCAGTTACAATGACTGTTGCGGCAAGGCCGCCTGCGGCCGGTGCAATTGCAGCCGGGATGAAGGCGCGACGCCAGTCTACCAGCCAACCACGGCAAACGATCTCGACTGGT
This window of the Novosphingobium aromaticivorans DSM 12444 genome carries:
- a CDS encoding amine dehydrogenase large subunit; translated protein: MATLATEDVAQVELRDRMPAHWVVVNDVVFTHILDGRAYVVDADKGEYLGMVPGGHSHIGVQFTPDGSTMLMPGTFFSRGSRGDRTDVITWFALKDLMPGAEVVIPPKRMQSLPLLSAIPLTDDGRFMLIYNFTPEQTMTVVDVAAKSVVGEFETPGCALAHMTGPRSFMMQCADGSLQSGALDEGGKITLGATTPPLFEREDPATDKPVRVAPSRWLFITFSGAVLEVDNGSGTPVAGTRWKLTAAGEEAWRPGGLQPYAFHAPSNRLYVLMHEGGPGTHKHPGTEIWVFDASTRQRVARLPIETPSTAIAISNDADPLLYTTLFGSGTLVVRKPADASVVRKVEGLGADLTLIQVPPVTAAPGAGQ
- a CDS encoding c-type cytochrome, giving the protein MSVRAFMLTAGLSAVALASGALATPTADVARGKALFARCAGCHAVVPGARSIGPNLAGVEGRKAASAGSYAYSPALARLKITWDRGNLDKFLAGPQKMAPGSKMAFAGLADPGQRADVIAYLATLQD
- a CDS encoding TonB-dependent receptor, whose protein sequence is MESRWKLTTAVVLAATAATFANDAAAQDAKQERASADSPVVFGDIVVTATKRSENVGRVPIAISAFSGDQLKALGITETTQITQHVPGLQLNAWSPNVTIFNLRGVSQNNFTDYLESPVAVYIDDAYMGSINGVSGQLFDVQRVEVLRGPQGTLFGRNATGGLIHYLSTDASNATFNGYATAGYERFNRRMLEGAAGGSIAEGLRFRVAGRIARADGYVKPQAALPGVFESNGQALGGENGWALRGTIQADLGERGTLDLWYKHSEDNGVATGGYVFDNCDLTASGYCATDAAGLSNGTGGVINAITGEKASPYANFSNLRGSLDRDIDVAQAKLLYDLGGAKLTAITNYTWLDKVYAEDGDATPLDLIGFGTTAKYRQFSQELRLSGDAPRFRWQVGAYYLDMKIRGSSLTSGVPALSAAVATGLDGTNPAIDDDYNLRSKNWSLFGQVEYDLADKVTLVAGGRYSKDTKRVDYRSAVTSGGATVELGSDESFAALRPGVDRISDGDWAARVSLNFKPNADTLLFASWNRGIKGGNFTLSPVVDVANFQHGGETLNSFELGAKWANADKTVRLAATAYHYIYDNYQAFAIINFVPQVRNSDARATGVEIEAFLRPAPHFNVNLGATWETSKVDFVSTAGTAVLGVLVPGAPAPQYCTDQGDGTYGCAYPSAGVTDAELPNSPRFSVNYVLRYDVDTSFGNVAAQFDGAWYDDQFLEVTNGASSRQSAYNVSNASLTWTSPDDRFSVEVYGRNVFDTVYRQYTLNLGPLGTTSMYAKPATYGVSATVKW
- the mauD gene encoding methylamine dehydrogenase accessory protein MauD is translated as MTNAVIAALIALWVLVIGLCLVVFALLRQVGMLHERLGPVGALVMPGGPAVGDAAPAFDLAAVDGRAVRIGGASPAPLTLLFFLSPTCPVCKSLLPVIRSIERERRGALQVVLASDGDLPAQLAMVKREKLEAFPLVLSTPLGLSYQVSKLPHAVLIDAAGIIVAKGLINNREHLESLFEAHRMGVGSLQELAARDLAEAAE
- a CDS encoding methylamine dehydrogenase light chain, whose product is MRRFDRAAEYLARSAARGTSRRGFIGRLGAFVTATSAATLLPVSRVRAEKAPVPVQVQEQGDPTSCDYWRYCAVDGFLCACCGGSASSCPPGTEPSPITWLGTCRNPADGRNYVISYNDCCGKAACGRCNCSRDEGATPVYQPTTANDLDWCLGTQAGVAYHCSLSVVTGPAD
- a CDS encoding MauE/DoxX family redox-associated membrane protein, translating into MIDPVILWLGGLGLGALFVAGAAHKLRDLRHFAGSIAGYRLIPAALTPAAAVLLALGELGAGLAALAIPFAQDPGRAGMIACAAILLVYAAAIGINIARGNTAIDCGCFGFGARGPGLRSGMMVRNLALAALALPALLVPGARGLVWLDWFTLVGGLTVLGLLYAGGELSLNLPTKESAA